The following proteins come from a genomic window of Deinococcus sp. KSM4-11:
- a CDS encoding glycosyltransferase family 2 protein, whose product MMVSVVIPCRNEAGTIGLVLESLLVQDAPELSEIIVADGRSADGTVTTLHEYRAAFLARGTTLTVLDNPGVSTPSGLNLAVRAATGQFIVRLDAHCRIEPSYIRELLAGAALTGADVVGPAVTYYGHSRVGQHIAATLNHRVGNGGTPSRNRQARPVRTVHTVMSCYRREVWERIGGYDERLLSNEDFEFDYRATAARFAVYSLPVPTYHAHARETLLAFWRQRFRYGTWKYAVVRKHPRSMHLRQAVPLVFTVVCLLTPAVPVLLPAVLCVLVAAAALVWNEHRRLSPMRLVAVVAITYLGWSLGFFRAALTDTLRRRIRR is encoded by the coding sequence ATGATGGTTTCAGTGGTCATTCCATGTCGCAACGAGGCGGGCACCATCGGTCTGGTGCTCGAATCGTTGCTGGTTCAGGATGCTCCGGAACTGAGCGAGATCATTGTGGCCGACGGGCGATCTGCGGACGGGACTGTCACGACACTCCATGAATATCGTGCAGCCTTCCTGGCGCGCGGCACCACTCTGACGGTTCTCGACAATCCCGGTGTCTCGACGCCCAGCGGCCTGAATCTTGCTGTGCGCGCCGCGACTGGACAGTTCATCGTACGGCTGGATGCACATTGCCGGATCGAGCCGTCTTACATCCGGGAGCTCCTCGCTGGAGCAGCCTTGACGGGCGCTGACGTCGTCGGGCCGGCGGTGACCTACTACGGCCACTCCAGGGTAGGCCAGCACATTGCCGCCACACTCAACCACCGTGTCGGCAACGGTGGGACACCGTCTCGGAACAGGCAGGCGCGGCCGGTACGTACCGTTCACACGGTGATGTCCTGCTACCGCCGTGAAGTGTGGGAACGCATAGGAGGCTACGACGAGCGCTTGCTGTCAAATGAGGATTTCGAGTTTGATTACCGCGCCACTGCGGCTCGATTCGCCGTATATTCATTGCCGGTTCCCACCTACCATGCGCATGCACGCGAAACCCTGCTGGCCTTCTGGCGCCAACGGTTTCGGTACGGCACATGGAAGTACGCGGTCGTGCGGAAGCATCCCCGTTCAATGCACCTCCGGCAAGCCGTTCCTCTGGTCTTTACGGTGGTGTGCCTGCTCACGCCTGCCGTGCCGGTGCTTCTGCCTGCTGTGCTCTGCGTGCTGGTCGCTGCAGCAGCCCTGGTATGGAATGAGCACCGCCGCCTCAGCCCCATGCGCCTGGTGGCCGTGGTAGCAATCACCTACCTGGGATGGTCGCTGGGATTTTTCCGTGCCGCCCTTACAGACACACTGCGTCGAAGGATACGCCGCTAG